The Methanosphaera sp. BMS genome contains a region encoding:
- a CDS encoding SGNH/GDSL hydrolase family protein has translation MEYLKNINDKLKKINEENVTYINLMEHPEFFYGNVNFSDTLVNFSKVPKKTREDITIYGKNVTKSMNDFHHASMGNRLRFETNSKIVILKIKLRRKWGFIKILNWNGLGFDIYHVTEDGKYVHKTVFGPKDGYSTFAEKIHVPSNGKICIFLPSYNTVEQIFLGFENNSQIQPLEYPEPQLPIIFYGNSVTQGSAASRSGNCFPNIVSRTLNKDIINLSVTNCCKGLLGMARMIGKLNCEAIIIDYTRNATDKEMFDKSYERFYKLLRKYHPNKLIILMTSSCYNYWPMCDEFDKIVLNTFNKAIENGDNTKLLNQRELFDDDEYDLVAVDSAHYTDYGMFKVANKICEMLTK, from the coding sequence ATGGAATATCTTAAAAATATTAATGATAAATTAAAAAAGATTAATGAAGAAAATGTAACTTATATCAATTTGATGGAACATCCTGAATTCTTTTATGGTAATGTTAATTTTTCTGATACTCTTGTAAATTTTAGTAAAGTACCCAAAAAAACTCGAGAAGATATAACAATATATGGAAAAAATGTTACCAAGTCAATGAATGATTTTCATCATGCATCTATGGGAAATCGTTTAAGATTTGAGACAAATTCAAAAATAGTAATCTTAAAAATTAAACTCAGAAGAAAATGGGGTTTTATAAAGATATTAAATTGGAACGGTTTAGGCTTTGATATTTATCATGTTACTGAAGATGGAAAATATGTTCATAAAACCGTTTTTGGACCAAAAGATGGTTATTCTACTTTTGCTGAAAAAATACATGTTCCTTCAAATGGAAAAATATGTATTTTTTTACCAAGTTACAATACTGTCGAACAGATATTTTTAGGTTTTGAAAATAATTCACAGATACAGCCATTAGAATATCCGGAACCTCAATTGCCCATAATTTTTTATGGTAATAGTGTTACTCAGGGGTCTGCTGCTTCACGTTCAGGTAATTGTTTTCCGAATATAGTTAGTAGAACTCTAAATAAAGACATAATTAATCTATCAGTAACTAATTGTTGTAAAGGGTTACTTGGTATGGCAAGAATGATTGGAAAACTGAATTGTGAAGCAATTATCATAGATTATACCCGAAATGCTACAGATAAAGAAATGTTTGATAAGTCATATGAAAGATTTTATAAATTATTGAGAAAATATCATCCAAATAAATTAATTATTTTAATGACTTCTTCTTGTTATAACTATTGGCCAATGTGTGATGAATTTGATAAAATTGTTTTAAATACATTTAACAAGGCCATTGAAAATGGGGATAATACTAAATTATTAAATCAAAGGGAATTGTTTGATGATGATGAATATGATTTAGTGGCGGTTGATTCAGCTCATTATACTGATTATGGTATGTTTAAAGTAGCCAATAAAATTTGTGAAATGTTAACTAAATAG
- a CDS encoding glycosyltransferase, translated as MVNVNISIIIYVLNNKEKLLECLNSILIQEYNNLEVICVVKDLNLVSPEIKNFLSNNESFKLVYNPSCDSKDSLKKEGFKYSKGEYVMFIEPNEWLSKNSLDTFHNISKDNHVDLILCDCFFYNENHGLFDSNTQKIPYNKLFNYSEVNHKFIFENISYCGKFIKKSIITKFLKMGTATFSEVFLTLVGFFESENMYYLDNSYYNKHLNLINENDMSISCENIKTVQYLIEYFLDNTTILKSYAKNIFQLIFEIIKNSFLKTNDRKKTFEEIKNLFDYMLSVNLMDTFKVNINSENLKFISFIEHSSNYDNYKENITKQEHLLGKNYLFSIIVTAHNSEKENIIRLFNSIKNQNINFENIELIFIDDCSDYKEGIYLIEYLSDIYPNVKYVHLEKNGGVGNARNIGIRKSTSPYIMFLDDDDYYYNDKSCSLLYNMIIKEDVDIVGGNYYDLNNNSDRKNKWKAIGLEDKVNKINSIKENMAFFKVGPSIWSRIYKKNFLLKNNLNFTKFAVGEDYLFFHKSLIKADGIIFINEPIIYYEINNNKNSLFKSISLNNSYKNLKELIEVYSISYNIFKDNYPDYIHIPISSIGYWSNRLFSSMLTEEELKSLCECSRELVKLFLNNKNIRPRKDYLPFYRYITKNKYNKAYEEYLKYNKNKPLADYIEDELLKKSDIFDENKGTFLFSIIIPFFNSENYIKTSIMSIINQSLNFKENTEIILINDGSTDLSKKIVETFVIKFPNNIKLLEQNHSGQSIARNYGLKYAHGKYITFLDSDDYLSNNTLKEVDKFFNEHETNIISIPIHYFGNKTGEHELNYKFKENKVIDLKNSYDYPQLSIPSTFIRKEALKGHEFSEKLMVSEDSLFINQMLINNQNIGLLNIPTYYFRIKENEENKEISNNFPLDKYYFTDRLNNFHIYLIKSILEKENTIPLFIQNSLLIDLLTILKKEKIEYFETTNDLNLFEEKIRYILNYIDSNIIKNNKLIKATSLKKFLLKLKFGSTYNFTNDYLIHETNEENILLDKITYHKIWIDNLETNSDNIIISCFLNSSFEKDLITLDAIYIDENESIKTVKGIKSYSKYPNNKYIYKTFEYINSFIITIPIKNIKDKKVSIVANYHKDRNTDNYDENNTVSYNLECCLHKDANISNENNIYINNSLKIKFEDNCFKISNGYLFSIIMTVYNTEKYLEKSIESVINQSLDFEKNVQLILVNDGSIDNSLDILKRYKEEYPENIIVLDLSHSGQSLARNYGLKFAKGKYINFLDSDDYLSEDTLKEVNKFFDEHERETDIVSIPIEYFEAKTGSHELNYKFKENKIVNLLENPNYIQNSVSSIFININSLKNLKFNEKLKSSEDISLIYNILLNKKQYGLLNTVTYYYRKRNDKSAITDKLIFDKNYYLEHVNNLHLKMINQCLEKYNRVPAFIQYVILDDMKNLIRNYDMKIFDTEKNYEDYIKSIKTVMKNINDKIINYDEDNEDHLLRTFLLFLKYDEKVINTTPTTNNIYLKCGNHTIDNIKRHKIWITELKSMEDTLLISGFFNSIFDPEFFTVDIKKTNKIDDSCTDIHSNGYENNFIVQDTHYLSIAWQKMINFKYEIPIETNENSEIKINVNYHKNGDLKDYSHSNIISNNIQLKIKNKQYEKLIYGDSLYDNNKEIKLNNNIISITRSYKFSIIIAVYNTEKYLEDTILSIINQTMDFEKNIQLILVNDGSTDDSEKILLEYQKKYPDNIIVISQENQGQANARNNGLNHAKGIFINFLDSDDILSENTLSDVYKFFIENYSKTDIVSIPIYYFERFSGSHALNDKFEKTRVINLNKEPNVLQLSMSSSFVKKESMLSFKFPTNIAGSEDTNVLNKILQNKKTLGVVNSAEYQYRKRFDESSSLDNNKFKKEYYTPRLKYHFMDLIDFYLTKEDKIPIFIQYMLAYNIQWLLKEPDLYPYETQSEINEFWFYLKNVIRYISPNAIIHNKHIKSKEVKSFFLHLKNNKITPIIKEDNVILKINKLIMDNFEKHKMWIDIVEIRNNYLNISGSFTSLFNYDYITITGLKEYDNDYTELIKTKKVKYTARPGIRYLSNQWQYSNNFDMKIPLKQKESFKLNIFVNYHIDGNPENYDESNLISIKHKIDFRKHTKLSKISNYRINENYIIYFNDDIFYVTPYSYIDMIKKEFNVIKRLNKNKYEGCGTATIIRLIHLIMYPMMKRSKPIYLFMDRKNHADDNAEHLFKYALKQKDNIKKYYIIDKKSNEGKRISKIGKTIQINSFKHKLIYTFADKIISSQPDHISINPFFIKKNEIELYAGLDQTNTYYIRHGVTKDNLSLWIKKFSLNLSLVLTSSDLERNSFLEEGYNFDEHNVQALGLPRFDNLTNSTPKKQILFAPTWRSKLNNDEKLFVHSEYYNDLNNILNDDKFHKYLKDNGFKFIFRPHPELIKYIELMKINENIYVSTEESYQQLFKEASILITDYSSVFFDFAYLKKPVIYYQPTEDYHFKKGYFDYVTMGFGLVTRNKEKLFDKVKFYINHDCNMELEYKENVDKFFKYNDSNNCQRVYDWIKNNK; from the coding sequence CCACAATATTAAAAAGTTATGCGAAAAATATCTTTCAATTAATATTTGAAATAATTAAAAATAGTTTTTTGAAAACTAACGATAGAAAAAAAACTTTTGAAGAAATAAAGAATTTATTTGACTATATGCTATCAGTAAACTTAATGGATACATTTAAAGTAAACATCAACAGTGAAAATTTAAAATTCATATCTTTTATTGAACACTCATCTAATTATGATAATTACAAAGAAAACATAACTAAACAGGAACATCTCTTAGGTAAAAACTATTTGTTTTCCATAATTGTTACAGCACATAATTCTGAAAAAGAAAACATAATCCGATTGTTTAACTCAATTAAAAATCAAAACATCAATTTTGAGAATATTGAATTGATTTTCATAGATGATTGTTCTGATTATAAAGAGGGAATATATTTAATTGAATATTTATCAGATATCTATCCAAATGTTAAATATGTTCATTTAGAAAAAAATGGTGGAGTAGGAAATGCAAGAAACATCGGAATACGCAAATCAACATCACCTTACATAATGTTTTTAGATGATGATGACTATTATTATAATGATAAATCATGTTCTTTATTATATAATATGATTATTAAAGAAGATGTAGATATCGTTGGAGGAAATTATTATGATTTGAATAATAACTCCGACAGAAAAAATAAATGGAAAGCAATTGGTTTAGAAGATAAAGTAAATAAAATTAATTCGATAAAAGAGAATATGGCTTTTTTTAAAGTAGGTCCTTCCATATGGAGTAGAATATATAAAAAGAACTTTTTGTTAAAAAATAATCTGAACTTTACAAAATTTGCAGTAGGTGAAGATTATTTATTTTTCCATAAAAGTTTAATTAAAGCAGATGGAATAATATTCATCAATGAACCCATAATCTATTATGAAATAAATAATAATAAGAATAGTTTATTCAAATCTATTTCTTTGAATAATTCATATAAAAATTTAAAAGAGTTAATCGAAGTTTATTCCATATCTTACAACATTTTCAAAGATAATTATCCAGATTATATTCATATTCCTATTTCAAGTATTGGTTACTGGAGTAATAGATTATTTTCATCAATGTTGACAGAAGAAGAACTGAAATCATTATGTGAATGTTCAAGAGAATTAGTGAAACTTTTCCTAAATAATAAAAATATCCGACCAAGAAAAGATTATCTTCCATTTTACAGGTATATTACAAAGAATAAATACAATAAAGCATATGAAGAATATCTTAAATATAACAAGAACAAACCATTGGCTGATTATATCGAAGATGAACTATTAAAAAAATCCGACATATTTGACGAAAATAAAGGAACATTCTTATTTTCAATCATAATTCCATTTTTCAATTCAGAAAATTATATCAAAACATCAATAATGTCTATAATTAACCAATCATTAAACTTTAAAGAAAATACTGAAATAATTTTAATAAATGATGGCAGTACAGACTTATCTAAAAAAATAGTTGAAACATTTGTAATCAAATTCCCAAACAATATTAAACTGTTGGAACAGAATCATTCTGGACAGTCCATAGCAAGAAATTATGGGCTTAAATATGCACATGGCAAATACATAACATTCTTAGATAGTGATGATTATCTATCAAACAATACATTAAAGGAAGTCGATAAATTCTTTAATGAACATGAAACGAATATTATATCGATACCTATACATTATTTCGGGAATAAAACTGGAGAACACGAATTAAATTATAAATTTAAAGAAAATAAAGTAATCGATTTAAAAAATAGTTATGATTACCCTCAATTATCAATACCTTCAACATTTATTCGAAAAGAAGCTTTAAAAGGACATGAATTTTCGGAAAAATTAATGGTTTCTGAAGATTCATTATTCATTAATCAAATGTTGATAAACAATCAAAATATTGGATTATTAAATATTCCTACTTATTACTTTAGAATTAAAGAAAATGAGGAAAACAAAGAAATTTCCAATAATTTCCCATTAGACAAATACTACTTTACTGATAGATTAAATAATTTCCACATATATTTAATTAAGTCTATTCTGGAGAAAGAAAATACTATCCCCTTATTTATTCAAAATTCATTGTTGATAGATTTACTAACAATCCTTAAGAAGGAAAAAATAGAATATTTCGAAACTACGAATGACTTGAATTTATTTGAAGAAAAAATAAGATATATCTTAAATTACATTGACAGCAACATTATAAAAAACAATAAATTAATAAAAGCAACTAGTTTAAAAAAGTTTTTATTGAAGTTGAAATTCGGTTCAACATACAACTTTACTAATGATTATTTGATACATGAAACAAATGAAGAAAACATACTGTTAGATAAAATTACTTATCATAAAATCTGGATTGATAACCTAGAAACAAACTCTGATAATATCATAATTTCATGTTTTTTAAATTCTTCATTTGAAAAAGATTTAATAACATTAGATGCTATTTATATAGACGAAAATGAATCTATTAAAACTGTTAAAGGAATTAAATCATATTCCAAATATCCAAATAACAAATATATTTACAAAACATTTGAATACATAAATAGTTTTATTATCACTATACCAATAAAAAATATCAAAGATAAGAAGGTTTCAATAGTTGCAAATTATCATAAAGATCGAAATACTGATAATTATGATGAAAACAATACCGTTTCTTATAATTTAGAATGCTGTTTACATAAAGATGCAAATATATCTAATGAAAATAACATTTATATAAATAATTCATTGAAAATCAAGTTTGAAGATAATTGTTTTAAAATTTCAAATGGCTATCTGTTCTCGATAATTATGACTGTTTACAATACAGAAAAATACTTGGAAAAATCCATCGAATCTGTAATAAATCAATCGTTAGACTTTGAAAAAAATGTTCAATTAATTTTAGTAAATGATGGAAGTATCGATAACAGTTTAGATATCTTGAAAAGATATAAAGAAGAATATCCTGAGAACATCATCGTTTTAGATTTAAGTCATTCAGGACAATCTTTAGCAAGAAATTATGGTCTTAAATTTGCAAAAGGAAAATATATAAACTTTTTAGATAGTGATGATTATTTATCAGAGGATACATTAAAAGAAGTTAATAAATTCTTTGATGAACATGAACGTGAAACGGATATCGTCTCTATACCAATCGAATATTTTGAAGCTAAAACCGGTTCCCATGAATTAAATTATAAATTCAAAGAAAACAAAATAGTTAATTTACTAGAAAATCCCAATTATATACAAAATTCAGTGTCTTCAATATTTATTAATATAAATTCATTGAAAAACTTAAAATTTAATGAAAAACTAAAATCATCAGAGGATATAAGTTTAATTTATAATATCTTATTAAATAAAAAACAATATGGATTACTGAATACTGTTACTTATTATTATAGAAAACGAAATGATAAAAGTGCCATAACCGATAAGTTGATATTTGATAAAAATTATTATTTGGAACATGTGAATAATCTACATTTGAAAATGATTAATCAATGCTTAGAAAAATATAATAGAGTACCTGCATTCATCCAATATGTTATTTTAGATGATATGAAAAATCTCATTCGTAACTATGACATGAAAATATTTGATACTGAAAAAAACTATGAAGATTATATAAAAAGTATTAAAACAGTTATGAAAAACATTAATGATAAAATTATCAATTATGATGAGGACAATGAAGATCACCTGCTAAGAACTTTTTTACTATTCTTGAAATATGATGAAAAAGTTATTAACACCACTCCTACCACAAACAATATTTATTTAAAATGTGGAAATCATACAATTGACAATATTAAAAGACATAAAATATGGATTACTGAGTTAAAATCCATGGAGGATACCCTATTAATATCAGGATTTTTCAATAGCATATTCGATCCAGAGTTTTTCACTGTAGATATTAAAAAAACAAATAAAATAGATGACAGTTGTACTGACATCCACAGTAATGGTTATGAAAATAACTTTATTGTTCAAGATACTCATTATTTATCTATTGCATGGCAAAAAATGATTAATTTCAAATATGAAATACCGATTGAAACAAATGAGAATTCAGAAATAAAGATAAATGTTAACTATCATAAAAATGGTGATTTAAAAGATTATTCACATTCAAATATTATTTCTAACAATATTCAATTGAAAATTAAAAATAAACAATATGAAAAATTAATTTATGGTGATTCTTTATATGATAACAATAAAGAAATCAAACTAAACAACAATATAATTTCCATAACACGCAGTTATAAATTTTCAATAATTATAGCCGTTTATAATACTGAAAAATATCTAGAAGATACCATCTTATCAATTATAAATCAGACAATGGACTTTGAAAAGAATATTCAATTAATTTTAGTCAATGATGGCAGTACTGATGATTCTGAAAAAATTCTATTAGAATACCAGAAAAAATATCCTGATAACATAATCGTCATTAGCCAAGAAAATCAAGGTCAAGCAAATGCACGTAATAATGGACTAAACCATGCAAAAGGAATTTTTATAAACTTCCTAGACAGTGATGATATTTTATCTGAAAATACCTTGAGTGATGTGTATAAATTTTTCATTGAAAATTATTCAAAAACAGATATCGTATCTATCCCAATATATTACTTTGAACGTTTTAGCGGTTCACATGCATTAAACGATAAATTTGAAAAAACTCGAGTAATAAATTTAAATAAAGAACCGAATGTTTTACAACTTAGTATGTCTTCATCTTTTGTCAAAAAAGAAAGCATGCTTTCATTCAAATTTCCAACCAATATTGCCGGTTCAGAAGATACTAATGTGTTAAATAAAATATTGCAAAACAAAAAAACATTAGGTGTAGTAAATTCAGCAGAATATCAATATAGAAAACGTTTTGATGAAAGTTCATCTTTAGATAACAATAAGTTTAAAAAAGAGTATTATACCCCTCGTTTAAAATATCATTTCATGGATTTAATAGATTTTTATCTTACAAAAGAGGATAAAATACCAATTTTTATACAATATATGTTAGCATATAATATACAATGGCTATTAAAAGAACCTGATTTATATCCCTACGAAACTCAAAGTGAAATAAATGAATTTTGGTTCTACCTGAAAAACGTTATTAGATACATTTCACCAAATGCAATAATACACAATAAACATATTAAATCCAAAGAGGTAAAATCTTTCTTCTTACATCTTAAGAACAATAAAATTACTCCAATTATTAAAGAGGATAATGTAATCTTAAAAATCAACAAGCTTATCATGGATAACTTTGAAAAACATAAAATGTGGATAGATATTGTAGAAATAAGAAATAATTATTTAAACATTTCTGGTTCATTTACCAGCTTATTCAATTATGATTACATTACAATCACTGGTTTAAAAGAATACGACAACGATTATACGGAACTGATTAAAACTAAAAAGGTCAAATATACTGCACGTCCAGGAATTAGATATTTATCAAATCAATGGCAGTACAGTAACAATTTTGATATGAAAATTCCTTTAAAGCAAAAAGAATCATTTAAACTTAATATATTTGTAAATTATCATATTGACGGTAATCCTGAAAACTATGATGAATCCAACTTAATTTCTATTAAACATAAAATAGACTTCAGAAAACATACAAAATTATCAAAAATAAGTAATTATAGAATAAATGAAAACTATATAATATATTTTAATGACGATATCTTTTATGTAACCCCATATTCCTATATTGATATGATTAAAAAAGAATTCAATGTTATTAAAAGACTGAACAAAAATAAATATGAAGGATGTGGCACTGCAACAATTATTAGATTAATCCATTTAATCATGTATCCTATGATGAAACGTTCAAAACCAATTTATTTATTCATGGACAGAAAAAACCATGCTGATGATAACGCAGAACATTTATTTAAATATGCATTAAAACAAAAAGACAATATTAAAAAATATTATATCATAGATAAAAAATCAAATGAAGGAAAAAGAATTTCCAAAATAGGTAAGACTATTCAAATTAATTCTTTTAAGCATAAACTGATATATACATTTGCAGACAAAATTATCTCTTCACAACCGGATCACATAAGTATTAATCCATTCTTTATTAAAAAGAATGAAATTGAATTATACGCTGGTTTAGATCAAACGAACACTTATTATATCAGACATGGAGTGACAAAAGATAATTTATCCCTTTGGATTAAAAAATTTTCATTAAATTTATCATTAGTGTTAACATCATCCGACTTAGAAAGAAATTCATTCCTTGAAGAAGGTTATAACTTCGACGAACATAACGTTCAAGCATTAGGACTTCCTAGGTTTGATAATTTGACAAACAGTACTCCGAAAAAACAGATATTATTCGCACCTACATGGAGATCAAAATTAAACAATGATGAAAAACTTTTTGTTCATTCAGAGTATTATAATGATTTAAACAATATATTAAATGATGATAAATTCCACAAATACCTAAAAGATAACGGATTTAAGTTTATATTTAGACCACATCCTGAATTGATTAAATATATAGAATTAATGAAAATTAATGAGAACATATATGTTTCTACAGAAGAATCATATCAACAGTTATTCAAAGAAGCTTCCATACTAATAACTGATTATTCTTCGGTATTCTTTGATTTTGCATATCTCAAGAAACCAGTAATATATTACCAACCTACTGAAGATTATCATTTTAAAAAAGGATATTTTGATTATGTAACCATGGGTTTTGGACTTGTTACCAGAAATAAAGAAAAACTATTTGATAAAGTGAAGTTTTATATAAATCATGATTGCAATATGGAATTGGAATATAAGGAAAATGTAGATAAGTTCTTCAAATACAATGATTCAAATAACTGTCAAAGGGTATATGATTGGATAAAAAATAATAAATAA